The Fodinibius salicampi DNA window AACACTATCGTTTTGCTGGGCTTCTCGCAAGGCGCATGCCTGGCTACCGAATTTGCCGCCCGACATCCACAGAGATACGGCGGAGTGGTCGGACTTAGCGGCGGACTTATAGGTGAATCCATTGATCCTGCAAACTACAGTGGTTCCCTGCAGCAAACGCCGATTTTCTTAGGCTGCAGTGATCGCGATCCCCATATTCCACAGGAGCGTGTTGATCAGACCGAGAATGTTTTTCTTCAGCTGGAAGCAGATGTCAACAAACAGATTTATAAAGGAATGGGACATACGGTTAATCAGGATGAAATAGCCCATGTTAATATTATTCTGAATAATATTTAAATACCCTGAATCATATCGGGCTAGTTTCGGTATCGCTTCCGGCAAAAATCAACCATGACTGACTGCTAATTGTGGACAGGGATTGGGAGCAGGGGTATCAGATCTAAGGATTAACACCCGACTTAATATTAATATCGGATACCACTTTTGATCTAATGAAAATAAATTCTTAACTATTTTCCATGGTATCCAGTGCTTTGGAAATCATTTCAGAAAGCACCGATACATAACGTTCTCCCAGCTCTTCCTGCTTACCTTGTAACAGCTCCTGCCATTGCTCGCTTATTCTTTCCGCCATCCGGATTCCCTTACCCGTACAGCTGATTGCCGTAGCTCTGCCCTGCGATTCCTTTTCCACCAGTTCGCGTCGCTCCAGCTTCTGCACCAATCGCGTTATAGTGGAGGGCTTCAGATGCAACTTATTGGCCAAGGCTCCGGGTTGCACTCCGGGATCCCTGTGGATAAGCAGCAGGAGAAGAGCATGGGAGGAAGATAGGCCCACCGATGCAAAAGCTTCATCCGCCTGGTAAGATAATTCCCGGGATAAAGCGCCCGCCAAGAAAAAAAGGTTTTGTGAGAGATCTAAATCGCGTTCATCTGCCATAAACCATTATTTGTTTGAACATGCAATTATAACTTAATCAAATATTATCTATTTAGAAACTATTACAATACTTGTAAGAAATCATGGGAGCGATTCGAAACGATGACAATATACCGAATCCCAAGCTGGCCGCTTTGAGCAATTTTACCCAGAGCATAGTTGTAAATCGGGGCAGAGAATCAGAAAAATTAGAAAACTTTTTAGACGCCCGCTATGAAGAAGAGCATCTATTAGGGATTATTATCCAATTAGAGTTAACAAATCATTAGATCAGAAATACCTCACTATACAAAAAACAAAATAGGTGGAATAACCAACACTCCTGCAGATGAGGTTTAGCTGATTGGTTATTATATTATCTACTTTTGCTCTACGTCGCAGGTTATTTAATTAAGTAATAGTGTATAAAAAATAATGTTTTACACCCTTTTAGTGTGATTTCCATCTTCTCATAGGTTTACTGTTGTAGAATTAGTGGTTGAGACTTGCTTTTCAGGAACACCAGCCTTGATAAGATTTTCCGGATCATTGCACCATTCATACCAGCCGCCGTCGTAAACCGATACATTGGGCCACCCCATCAGCCAGGCGTTCATAAAAGCTTCACTCCCCCGCCAGCCCGTACCGCAATAAAAAGCAACATGTTTATCAGGAGTAATCCCGCCCTCTTCCCAGGCCGAGGCAACTTCCTGGTATTCGCGCATTGTATGATCAAAGTTACGATAATTTTCCATATGATAGGCATCACTCCCACAGTTGCCAAAAATAGCGCCGGGTATTCGTCCTTTTTTTTCAATATAATGATAGCCGCTGCGATTACCGATAAACTCCTCCCAGCTTCTGATACTCACCAGTTCGCCTTTATCCGATGCCAATAACTGCTTTGCCTCTGGCATATCAATCATGTATTCCGGATGGACAGGAATCTCCTTCCCAAAATCCTCAACGGGGGTCGGTTTATACTCATCAGTTGTCAAATCAAAACCTTCGGTTTCCCAGCTGGTAATACCGCCATTGAGTATTCGAATGTCTTCGACACCGGCATATAGCATAATAGCTGCGCAGCGAAGCGCTCCCAGGTGTCCTGCACTTTTTCCGGGAAATTTCTCCTCATTATAAACCGGCGATGAAAAACGTCCGTAGATTACAACCGTGGTATCATGGCGAATCCCAAGCTTTAGCAACGTTTCCCGAAGTTCTTCGGGAGAACGTCGATTCCATGTTTCCGGTGACTCCAGGCTGTTGGTATCCATGGGAATAGCTCCCGGAATATGTCCTTTATGGTAATCCGCTATATGATCGTAATGGGAGTGACAAAGAACGTAATCACCATTAGTGTAATGGAGAGGTTTTTGTTTGTCAATGAGCATTTTTACCCATTCAGGATACACCAAGTGCTTGAATCGAGGTAACTGATCCAAGGGTAGGTCGGGGTTACCGACCCACTCTTCGATAAAGGTATTATAGACTCCAACATCTGAATACCCAAGGTCAATCAATCTTTTAGCCATCCCGGCGCTTTGCTCCTCATCATACCCGTACACCACAACCGCCTTTTCTTTATTAATATTTTTTTCTTCCAGCACTTCCACCCAATCCATATACTGGGTCCACTGCAGGGGGATACTTTTTGCACCGGGGATATGTCCGCCCCGCTGCTCGTTTTGCAGGGCCCATCCATTATAAGCGGCAATGGGACGAACATCGATTAGGATGATACTGGTTTCTTCAAGCTTTGAAATAATTTCTTGAGTAGATAGGGTATTCATGTTATTTTTTTGATGCCAAATGATAAAGTTAGCGTTTGCAGATTCCACAAGATATCGGGGCGGAGGCCGGGATGACACAGAATATGCTATGTTGATTTTGCAATTTTTGGGTACTACCGGTGTTCAGGATTGGGATGATCTAAACGGCAGCCGGCCTTCCACTCGAACCGCTGATTTATTTCCGTGCGCAGGAATACCACCCGTTTGGTCGAGCATGTGTGCCATATGCATGAGGTTCCAAGTCATAAAGGTGGTATTGCGCTGAGTAAACTCATTGTCAAAACCAGGTATAGATGTAATCTCTTTTCCGTTAGAAATATTAATACTTATATCCCTGCACTTCCTTTTCATCGGCTTTCACGCCCAAACCAAGTACCAACCGGTTTACAAAATTGAAGTAGCTAATCACCAACACTGCATCCAAAATACCCCGGTCGGATAAACCTGTATTTTTGAGTGGTGTGATATATTTTCTTTCGTCAATGCTATTCGGATTTAGCGTCAAATCTTTTGCCAACTGGCATAGTCGCTTATCTACATTATTTAGATCTACCTTATTGTAGTTTGCTCTCAATTGCTCAACACGTTTGCGATCTTTCCAGTAGTGATTGAGAGCTTCTCCATGATGAAGCTGACAGTATTCACAATCGTTCACAGCGGAAACCACGACCGCTATCATCTCTCGCTGGGCTCTACTCAATGGCGACTTGCTGAACATAATAGACATATACAAATCTATATGCTTTACGATGGTATCGGGATTCAGGCTTTGTATTTTGTGAATCCGTGCCAGTTTCCCCCGCTTTTCTTCTAACTCTTTATAAATTTCTTTGAGATTACCAGTGGCTTCTTCAGGTTCAATAATGTCGATAAATGCCATCCCAGATAGATTTGTAGTTTAATAAATCATTTTTTTGACGTTTAACACTATGGTTATCTTACCTAATATATTTAACAATAGTTTCACGCTCATTCAAGATGAGACTTTTCTTGTTTCTAAACTGTCCTCATAAGAATGCCGATCTACATAAAGTCTATGCTTTCAACGGATAGTTATATTTGGTACAAATAATTGGGTATAGAAATATGAATCCGAAGAGGCCTTGAGAATAGCTGGGAAAGGAATTCAATAGGCTATAAGTGCAAAAAACTTACTTCAACAAAAAGGAAGAGATAAATCTGCAGACTAATTTTAATGATATGTGACTAAATATCAATCAAGGCGCCCCTGAATACCGGATACAAGAAGCGCCAAGCTTTGGAAATAAATCTCATCATCGCCTTGAAAACCATCAGCAACTATACAAATCATATTACTGACACCCCGGTTAATGAGGCTTTTGAGGCAGAAAAGCTTGAGTTTTAAATAATCCTAAACAGATTATAAAATCATAATAAGGGGTTGACTATAGAAGGAGTCAACCCTTTTATATTTTTACACTTCAACATCCCAAATTCGCTCGCAATAATCGCGAATAGAACGATCGGAGGAGAAGTGTCCCATATTGGCCACATTTATAATGGCCTTTCTATTCCATTCGAATTCATCTTTATAGCAGGCTTCCACCTCTTCCTGCTTATCCACATAGCTGCGGAAATCGCCCAGCACCATAAAATAATCCCCGTCACTGAGCAATGCTTTGGTTATTGGGTGAAAAAGGTCGGGCTCGGAAGGACTAAAATATCCTTCATGTATTTGATCAATAACCTGCTTTAGTTCTTCATCTTCCTCATAAAGTTTACGGGGACTATAACCGCTGTCTCGGTTCTCTTCAATTTCATCTACCGTCTGACCAAAGATAAAAATATTATCCTCTCCAACCTGCTCGCGGATCTCTACATTGGCGCCATCCAGCGTACCGATAGTGAGCGCTCCGTTCAGTGCAAATTTCATATTTCCCGTGCCCGAAGCCTCCATACCCGCTGTTGATATCTGTTCGGAAAGATCAGCTGCAGGAATCATTTTCTCTGCTAATGACACACTATAATCAGGCAAAAAGAGCACCTTTAGCTTTGATGAAACATCCGGATCGTTATTAATGATTTCTGCTACATTATTTATCAATTTAATATGCAGTTTTGCCATCGTATAGCCCGGGGCCGCTTTACCAGCAAACAAAAGTGTTCGAGGTTCAATATCGGCATTGGGATTCTCCCTCAATCGGTTATAAAGTACGATAGCATGCATTACAGCCATCAACTGACGTTTATACTCGTGAATACGCTTAATTTGTATATCAAAGATAGAGTTCGGATTTACCACATTTCCACTCGTCCTTTCGATATGATCAGCCAGCCGTTTTTTATTGCGGTACTTAATCTCTTTAAAGGTTTCCTGGAAATCAGCATCCTCAGCAAATTGCTCTACTTCTTTAAGCTGATCTAAGTGTGTTACCCAATCTTTTCCAATACGATCGGATATAAGATCGGCCAGATCACGGTTGCATTGCCGCAACCATCGGCGAGGAGTAATACCATTTGTAACGTTGGTGAATTTCTCTGGAAAGTGTTTAGCAAAATCTTTGAAAATGGTCTTTTTCATCAAATCACTGTGCAGCTCTGATACACCGTTTACTTTTTTTGCTCCAACAATACCAAGATTGCCCATCCGTATTCGGGGATTCATTTCATTACTGATGATCCGCATGCGATCTTTCCGGTTCGAATCCCCATTCGTCATGTGGACAGTATTCAAAAAGCGTCGGTCAATTTCCCGTATAATTTGCGTATGGCGGGGCAGAAGATCCGACATCAGAGAGATAGGCCACTGTTCCAGTGCCTCAGGCATCAGCGTATGGTTGGTGTAATTCATTGTTTTGGTTACAATATCCCAGGCTGTATCCCACTTTAACTCCTCCTCGTCCATGAGCATACGCATCATCTCTGGAATTGCCAGATTGGGGTGCGTATCATTACACTGCACAGCCATCTGCTGTGGTATCTTACGAAAATCATCGAATTTCTTCTTAAATCGGGCCATGGCGTCCTGCAGAGAGGCGGAAACTAAAAAGAACTCCTGTTTCAGTCGTAGTTCCTGCCCTTTGAATACCTTATCATTAGGATAAAGTACGCGCGAAATATTTTCTTCCAGCAGATTACTGCGCACCGCCTCAATATATTCCCCCTGATTAAAACTCTTCAGATCAAACCCCTCATCTGAAGAAGCTTTCCACAGTCTTAGATTATTTACCACATCATTCTGAAATCCCGGGACGGGCGTATCATAGGCAACGGCTGTCACATTGTGCGTATCTACCCAGTCAAAATGCAATCGGCCGCCTTTATCTTCCGTTGCTTTCACTCTTCCATAGAAAGGAACTTTATAACTTTTTTGGGGTCGTTCTACTCCCCAGGGATAGCCATACTGCAGCCACATATCGGGCTTTTCAATTTGCCAGCCATCTTTAATATCCTGGTCAAAAATGCCATAGTCGTAACGGATACCGTATCCAATAGCCGGCACTCCAAGTGTGGCCATAGAATCCAGAAAACAAGCCGCCAGACGACCCAGTCCGCCGTTACCGAGACCGGCATCGATTTCGGC harbors:
- a CDS encoding MarR family winged helix-turn-helix transcriptional regulator; translated protein: MADERDLDLSQNLFFLAGALSRELSYQADEAFASVGLSSSHALLLLLIHRDPGVQPGALANKLHLKPSTITRLVQKLERRELVEKESQGRATAISCTGKGIRMAERISEQWQELLQGKQEELGERYVSVLSEMISKALDTMENS
- a CDS encoding glycogen/starch/alpha-glucan phosphorylase, which translates into the protein MPTDQRQALNPRTGMDVDSFREDIRQHLHYTLAKDQYSSTEWDKYKSVVLAVMDRLHDRWIDTQQQYYDQQSKRVYYLSMEYLIGRLMDNMLINLGLQDVAAEAIEEVGFDYDEVREAEIDAGLGNGGLGRLAACFLDSMATLGVPAIGYGIRYDYGIFDQDIKDGWQIEKPDMWLQYGYPWGVERPQKSYKVPFYGRVKATEDKGGRLHFDWVDTHNVTAVAYDTPVPGFQNDVVNNLRLWKASSDEGFDLKSFNQGEYIEAVRSNLLEENISRVLYPNDKVFKGQELRLKQEFFLVSASLQDAMARFKKKFDDFRKIPQQMAVQCNDTHPNLAIPEMMRMLMDEEELKWDTAWDIVTKTMNYTNHTLMPEALEQWPISLMSDLLPRHTQIIREIDRRFLNTVHMTNGDSNRKDRMRIISNEMNPRIRMGNLGIVGAKKVNGVSELHSDLMKKTIFKDFAKHFPEKFTNVTNGITPRRWLRQCNRDLADLISDRIGKDWVTHLDQLKEVEQFAEDADFQETFKEIKYRNKKRLADHIERTSGNVVNPNSIFDIQIKRIHEYKRQLMAVMHAIVLYNRLRENPNADIEPRTLLFAGKAAPGYTMAKLHIKLINNVAEIINNDPDVSSKLKVLFLPDYSVSLAEKMIPAADLSEQISTAGMEASGTGNMKFALNGALTIGTLDGANVEIREQVGEDNIFIFGQTVDEIEENRDSGYSPRKLYEEDEELKQVIDQIHEGYFSPSEPDLFHPITKALLSDGDYFMVLGDFRSYVDKQEEVEACYKDEFEWNRKAIINVANMGHFSSDRSIRDYCERIWDVEV
- a CDS encoding peroxidase-related enzyme (This protein belongs to a clade of uncharacterized proteins related to peroxidases such as the alkylhydroperoxidase AhpD.), which encodes MAFIDIIEPEEATGNLKEIYKELEEKRGKLARIHKIQSLNPDTIVKHIDLYMSIMFSKSPLSRAQREMIAVVVSAVNDCEYCQLHHGEALNHYWKDRKRVEQLRANYNKVDLNNVDKRLCQLAKDLTLNPNSIDERKYITPLKNTGLSDRGILDAVLVISYFNFVNRLVLGLGVKADEKEVQGYKY
- a CDS encoding alpha/beta hydrolase, with the translated sequence MSLFRVDPENPFSGPHQQQEIITAGTEIEEAKLAMILIHGRGATPQSMLPLAREFKRNDIHFRALQAKRHTWYPRSFLAPKEMNQPGISSGLQAIHDQINELNEAGIPTNTIVLLGFSQGACLATEFAARHPQRYGGVVGLSGGLIGESIDPANYSGSLQQTPIFLGCSDRDPHIPQERVDQTENVFLQLEADVNKQIYKGMGHTVNQDEIAHVNIILNNI
- a CDS encoding rhodanese-like domain-containing protein, yielding MNTLSTQEIISKLEETSIILIDVRPIAAYNGWALQNEQRGGHIPGAKSIPLQWTQYMDWVEVLEEKNINKEKAVVVYGYDEEQSAGMAKRLIDLGYSDVGVYNTFIEEWVGNPDLPLDQLPRFKHLVYPEWVKMLIDKQKPLHYTNGDYVLCHSHYDHIADYHKGHIPGAIPMDTNSLESPETWNRRSPEELRETLLKLGIRHDTTVVIYGRFSSPVYNEEKFPGKSAGHLGALRCAAIMLYAGVEDIRILNGGITSWETEGFDLTTDEYKPTPVEDFGKEIPVHPEYMIDMPEAKQLLASDKGELVSIRSWEEFIGNRSGYHYIEKKGRIPGAIFGNCGSDAYHMENYRNFDHTMREYQEVASAWEEGGITPDKHVAFYCGTGWRGSEAFMNAWLMGWPNVSVYDGGWYEWCNDPENLIKAGVPEKQVSTTNSTTVNL